In Mastacembelus armatus chromosome 22, fMasArm1.2, whole genome shotgun sequence, a genomic segment contains:
- the orc3 gene encoding origin recognition complex subunit 3 isoform X2, whose translation MSTSSVSKGCFVFKPSAKKKKRTLTLEDYFADGCEDAENSETRFKLCQDLWDKIKTDTEVLQDELNRKILDSLLDFTRKCSSTHQHSNWASQMRASEIPTAALVLGVNVPDHDMTFQSLSDLLQQSVTPHVVSVQAKECGALKHLMKRVLERMMGTVVAVDDEEEEEPEQLSAQLHKRVHCSLGTLCDWYNTKTRKSNTGTPGKKRSSAVRDEQQQPPVVIIFKDLEAFNSKVLQDFILICSRYIERLPLMFIFGIATSPSTIQHMLPHSVSSLLCIELFQSLSCTQHLATVIDKFILTPQFPFKLSSKVMQVLISIFLYHDFSVKNFIKGVQLALLEHFHSQPLSVLCCKKKEALLNVMQLSHSNLERIRQLLSFKRYVEKQDPQEQDSLLKDDTHLKEVCQKLIKGLHKYHKNYYPILRCLHTLTSSLPRYPLGKQIRELHLICLEKNVWENEDYQSAMKLLKMLAKDELIILLQRCAEILEPVKSKKMNSALVQLNELLTRFKELDTAAAETAPNVEECITSPVKNLQKKTDLFQLQKTLLEMNESRRSKKLSPFEVLRNEVLEFIDSLVKSHLSPPDSQTLNEVSYYSSSATVRRHINATPRTSIQAALSSPYYYLQNDSLKTEDGSVSNAAPDICIAYKLHLECGRLINLYDWLEAYATVVSAAEGNSPDSDNFGKVDEVKHARFIRAVSELEFLGFIKSTKQKTDHVARLTWGGC comes from the exons ATGTCTACTTCGTCCGTGTCAAAG GGCTGCTTTGTTTTCAAGCCAAGtgccaagaagaagaagaggacacTCACTTTGG AGGATTATTTCGCTGATGGCTGCGAAGATGCTGAGAACAGTGAAACACGTTTCAAACTCTGTCAGGATCTAtgggacaaaataaaaacagacacagag GTTTTACAGGATGAACTCAACAGGAAAATCTTGGACAGCTTGCTGGACTTCACTAGGAAGTGCTCATCCACTCATCAGCACAGCAACTGGGCATCACAGATGAGGGCCAGTGAGATTCCCACAGCTGCTCTAGTGCTTG GTGTGAATGTCCCAGATCATGACATGACCTTCCAGAGTCTGTCTGACCTGCTCCAGCAGTCTGTCACTCCTCATGTGGTGTCTGTCCAGGCCAAAGAGTGTGGAG caCTGAAGCATTTGATGAAgagggtgctggagaggatgATGGGTACAGTTGTGGCTGtggatgatgaggaagaggaggaacctGAGCAGCTCAGTGCTCAGCTGCACAAGAGAGTGCACTGCTCCCTTGGTACACTGTGTGATTGgtacaatacaaaaacaagg AAATCCAATACTGGTACCCCTGGGAAAAAGCGCAGTTCTGCTGTCCGAGATGAGCAGCAACAACCTCctgttgttattattttcaAAGACTTGGAAGCTTTCAACTCAAAAGTTCTTCAGGACTTCATACTTATCTGCAG TCGGTACATTGAACGTCTTCCGCTGATGTTCATCTTTGGTATCGCCACATCACCCAGCACCATCCAACACATGCTGCCTCACTCTGTGTCCTCCCTGCTGTGTATTGAGCTCTTCCAGTCCCTGTCCTGCACACAGCACCTGGCCACAGTCATAGACAAG TTTATTCTGACACCTCAGTTCCCTTTTAAGCTCAGTAGTAAAGTGATGCAGGTGCTGATCAGCATCTTCCTCTACCACGATTTCTCAGTAAAGAACTTCATCAAAGGCGTGCAG CTGGCTCTCCTGGAGCACTTTCACTCCCAGCCTCTCAGTGTACTCTGCTGCAAGAAGAAAGAGGCTCTGCTAAATGTGATGCAGCTCAGTCACAGTAACCTGGAGAGGATCAGACAGCTGCTGTCGTTCAAAAG GTATGTTGAGAAGCAGGATCCACAGGAACAGGACAGTCTGTTGAAGGATGACACACACTTAAAG GAGGTGTGTCAGAAACTGATAAAAGGCCTTCATAAATACCACAAGAACTATTATCCCATCCTGAGGTGCCTCCACACTCTGACCTCATCACTACCTCGATACCCCCTCGGAAAACAG ATCAGGGAGCTCCATTTAATATGCCTTGAGAAGAATGTATGGGAGAATGAAGATTACCAGTCAGCTATGAAGCTTCTAAA GATGCTGGCCAAAGACGAACTTATCATTTTGCTGCAGAGGTGTGCAGAGATTCTGGAGCCTGTCAAGTCGAAGAAGATGAACAGCGCTCTTGTCCAGCTGAATGAGCTGCTCACCAGATTTAAAGAGTTGGACA cagcagcagctgaaactgCCCCAAATGTGGAGGAGTGTATCACTTCTCCAGTGAAAAAccttcaaaagaaaacagatctcTTCCAGCTGCAGAAG ACGCTGCTGGAGATGAACGAGTCTCGGAGATCCAAGAAACTGAGTCCGTTTGAGGTTCTACGAAATGAAGTCCTTGAGTTTATCGACAGCTTAGTGAA GAGTCATTTGTCTCCCCCGGACTCTCAGACACTGAACGAAGTCAGCTACTACAGTTCATCTGCCACAGTGAGACGCCACATCAACGCTACGCCTCGCACCTCTATTCAAGCAGCTCTCAGCAGCCCCTACTATTATCTTCAG aaTGACAGCCTAAAGACTGAGGATGGGTCGGTCTCTAATGCTGCTCCTGATATCTGCATTGCTTACAAGCTCCATCTGGAGTGCGGCAGGCTGATCAACCTCTATGACTGGCTGGAA gcCTACGCCACTGTGGTTTCTGCAGCTGAGGGGAACAGTCCAGATTCTGACAATTTTGGAAAAGTGGATGAAGTAAAGCA CGCTCGTTTCATCCGAGCTGTGTCAGAGCTCGAATTTCTGGGCTTCATCAAGTCGACCAAGCAGAAGACAGACCATGTGGCTCGACTCACCTGGGGAGGCTGCTGA
- the LOC113129237 gene encoding cannabinoid receptor type 1B-like yields the protein MKHRIASTTISALTTGFQYLGSNDASYDDPSTGSTLIKNGFHFEKSHSASISNSFPGLIPGNKEVIYSGLSPIFPTNISDFLQGNGTSEEGTGAAQCGENFVDNLECFMILTPGQQLAIAILALTLGTFTVLENLVVLCVILHSQTLRSRPSYHFIGSLAVADLIGSIIFVYSFLDFHVLHRKDSPNIFLFKLAGVTASFTASVGSLFLTAIDRYISIHRPLAYKRIVTKTKAVIAFSMMWTISIVISLLPLLGWNCKQLNSVCSGIFPLIDQKYLMFWIGMTSILVLFIIYAYMFILWKSHHHAVRMLSRSSQRSVIVYTAEGTKVQTVKPDQARMDLRLAKTLVLILVALIICWGPLLAIMVYDLFGKINDFIKTVFAFCSMLCLLNSTVNPVIYAMRSKDLRRAFLNICRMCQRATLPLDNSAESDWNSRSMRSTAGGGGKDGAGCGKTQVKVAQVIISGETSSAQQV from the coding sequence ATGAAGCACAGGATAGCAAGCACTACAATAAGCGCTTTAACAACAGGTTTCCAGTATCTCGGTTCCAATGACGCCAGCTATGACGACCCCTCGACTGGCTCGACACTGATCAAAAACGGATTCCACTTTGAGAAGTCCCACTCTGCCTCGATTAGTAACTCCTTCCCTGGACTCATCCCTGGAAATAAGGAGGTTATTTACAGTGGCCTCTCTCCCATTTTCCCCACCAACATATCTGACTTTCTGCAGGGCAATGGTACATCTGAAGAGGGTACAGGAGCAGCACAATGTGGGGAGAACTTTGTGGACAACCTGGAGTGTTTTATGATTCTGACTCCCGGTCAGCAGCTTGCAATCGCCATCCTGGCACTCACCCTGGGAACATTTACAGTGCTGGAGAACCTTGTGGTACTGTGCGTGATCCTGCACTCCCAGACACTTCGATCTCGACCTTCCTACCACTTCATAGGCAGCCTGGCTGTGGCCGATCTGATAGGAAGCATCATTTTTGTCTACAGCTTCTTGGATTTTCATGTCCTCCACAGAAAGGACAGTCCTAATATTTTCCTCTTCAAGCTGGCCGGGGTCACCGCCTCCTTCACTGCCTCTGTTGGAAGTTTGTTTCTTACTGCAATTGACCGTTACATCTCGATCCACAGGCCCTTGGCATACAAACGCATTGTCACAAAAACTAAAGCAGTTATTGCCTTCAGTATGATGTGGACAATCTCTATTGTCATCTCACTCCTGCCGCTGCTGGGCTGGAACTGCAAGCAGCTCAATTCTGTCTGCTCCGGTATTTTCCCTCTTATCGACCAGAAGTACCTGATGTTCTGGATTGGGATGACAAGCATCTTGGTCCTGTTCATCATCTACGCCTATATGTTCATCCTGTGGAAGTCCCACCACCATGCTGTCCGAATGCTGAGCCGCAGCTCCCAGAGGAGTGTCATTGTCTACACCGCAGAGGGGACTAAAGTGCAGACAGTGAAGCCTGACCAGGCCCGGATGGACCTCCGCCTGGCTAAAACCCTGGTACTGATCTTGGTGGCCCTCATCATCTGCTGGGGCCCACTTCTAGCTATCATGGTGTACGACCTCTTTGGGAAGATAAATGACTTCATCAAGACTGTGTTTGCCTTTTGTAGCATGCTTTGCCTGCTCAACTCCACTGTGAACCCTGTGATCTACGCCATGAGGAGCAAGGACCTGCGCAGAGCCTTCCTCAACATCTGCCGCATGTGCCAGAGAGCAACGCTGCCTCTGGACAACAGCGCTGAGAGTGACTGGAACAGCAGGAGCATGAGAAGTACAGCAGGTGGGGGAGGGAAAGATGGAGCTGGATGTGGAAAGACTCAAGTAAAAGTAGCCCAGGTTATCATTTCTGGAGAGACTTCTAGTGCACAGCAAGTTTAA
- the orc3 gene encoding origin recognition complex subunit 3 isoform X1, translated as MSTSSVSKGCFVFKPSAKKKKRTLTLEDYFADGCEDAENSETRFKLCQDLWDKIKTDTEVLQDELNRKILDSLLDFTRKCSSTHQHSNWASQMRASEIPTAALVLGVNVPDHDMTFQSLSDLLQQSVTPHVVSVQAKECGALKHLMKRVLERMMGTVVAVDDEEEEEPEQLSAQLHKRVHCSLGTLCDWYNTKTRKSNTGTPGKKRSSAVRDEQQQPPVVIIFKDLEAFNSKVLQDFILICSRYIERLPLMFIFGIATSPSTIQHMLPHSVSSLLCIELFQSLSCTQHLATVIDKFILTPQFPFKLSSKVMQVLISIFLYHDFSVKNFIKGVQLALLEHFHSQPLSVLCCKKKEALLNVMQLSHSNLERIRQLLSFKRYVEKQDPQEQDSLLKDDTHLKEVCQKLIKGLHKYHKNYYPILRCLHTLTSSLPRYPLGKQIRELHLICLEKNVWENEDYQSAMKLLKMLAKDELIILLQRCAEILEPVKSKKMNSALVQLNELLTRFKELDTAAAAETAPNVEECITSPVKNLQKKTDLFQLQKTLLEMNESRRSKKLSPFEVLRNEVLEFIDSLVKSHLSPPDSQTLNEVSYYSSSATVRRHINATPRTSIQAALSSPYYYLQNDSLKTEDGSVSNAAPDICIAYKLHLECGRLINLYDWLEAYATVVSAAEGNSPDSDNFGKVDEVKHARFIRAVSELEFLGFIKSTKQKTDHVARLTWGGC; from the exons ATGTCTACTTCGTCCGTGTCAAAG GGCTGCTTTGTTTTCAAGCCAAGtgccaagaagaagaagaggacacTCACTTTGG AGGATTATTTCGCTGATGGCTGCGAAGATGCTGAGAACAGTGAAACACGTTTCAAACTCTGTCAGGATCTAtgggacaaaataaaaacagacacagag GTTTTACAGGATGAACTCAACAGGAAAATCTTGGACAGCTTGCTGGACTTCACTAGGAAGTGCTCATCCACTCATCAGCACAGCAACTGGGCATCACAGATGAGGGCCAGTGAGATTCCCACAGCTGCTCTAGTGCTTG GTGTGAATGTCCCAGATCATGACATGACCTTCCAGAGTCTGTCTGACCTGCTCCAGCAGTCTGTCACTCCTCATGTGGTGTCTGTCCAGGCCAAAGAGTGTGGAG caCTGAAGCATTTGATGAAgagggtgctggagaggatgATGGGTACAGTTGTGGCTGtggatgatgaggaagaggaggaacctGAGCAGCTCAGTGCTCAGCTGCACAAGAGAGTGCACTGCTCCCTTGGTACACTGTGTGATTGgtacaatacaaaaacaagg AAATCCAATACTGGTACCCCTGGGAAAAAGCGCAGTTCTGCTGTCCGAGATGAGCAGCAACAACCTCctgttgttattattttcaAAGACTTGGAAGCTTTCAACTCAAAAGTTCTTCAGGACTTCATACTTATCTGCAG TCGGTACATTGAACGTCTTCCGCTGATGTTCATCTTTGGTATCGCCACATCACCCAGCACCATCCAACACATGCTGCCTCACTCTGTGTCCTCCCTGCTGTGTATTGAGCTCTTCCAGTCCCTGTCCTGCACACAGCACCTGGCCACAGTCATAGACAAG TTTATTCTGACACCTCAGTTCCCTTTTAAGCTCAGTAGTAAAGTGATGCAGGTGCTGATCAGCATCTTCCTCTACCACGATTTCTCAGTAAAGAACTTCATCAAAGGCGTGCAG CTGGCTCTCCTGGAGCACTTTCACTCCCAGCCTCTCAGTGTACTCTGCTGCAAGAAGAAAGAGGCTCTGCTAAATGTGATGCAGCTCAGTCACAGTAACCTGGAGAGGATCAGACAGCTGCTGTCGTTCAAAAG GTATGTTGAGAAGCAGGATCCACAGGAACAGGACAGTCTGTTGAAGGATGACACACACTTAAAG GAGGTGTGTCAGAAACTGATAAAAGGCCTTCATAAATACCACAAGAACTATTATCCCATCCTGAGGTGCCTCCACACTCTGACCTCATCACTACCTCGATACCCCCTCGGAAAACAG ATCAGGGAGCTCCATTTAATATGCCTTGAGAAGAATGTATGGGAGAATGAAGATTACCAGTCAGCTATGAAGCTTCTAAA GATGCTGGCCAAAGACGAACTTATCATTTTGCTGCAGAGGTGTGCAGAGATTCTGGAGCCTGTCAAGTCGAAGAAGATGAACAGCGCTCTTGTCCAGCTGAATGAGCTGCTCACCAGATTTAAAGAGTTGGACA cagcagcagcagctgaaactgCCCCAAATGTGGAGGAGTGTATCACTTCTCCAGTGAAAAAccttcaaaagaaaacagatctcTTCCAGCTGCAGAAG ACGCTGCTGGAGATGAACGAGTCTCGGAGATCCAAGAAACTGAGTCCGTTTGAGGTTCTACGAAATGAAGTCCTTGAGTTTATCGACAGCTTAGTGAA GAGTCATTTGTCTCCCCCGGACTCTCAGACACTGAACGAAGTCAGCTACTACAGTTCATCTGCCACAGTGAGACGCCACATCAACGCTACGCCTCGCACCTCTATTCAAGCAGCTCTCAGCAGCCCCTACTATTATCTTCAG aaTGACAGCCTAAAGACTGAGGATGGGTCGGTCTCTAATGCTGCTCCTGATATCTGCATTGCTTACAAGCTCCATCTGGAGTGCGGCAGGCTGATCAACCTCTATGACTGGCTGGAA gcCTACGCCACTGTGGTTTCTGCAGCTGAGGGGAACAGTCCAGATTCTGACAATTTTGGAAAAGTGGATGAAGTAAAGCA CGCTCGTTTCATCCGAGCTGTGTCAGAGCTCGAATTTCTGGGCTTCATCAAGTCGACCAAGCAGAAGACAGACCATGTGGCTCGACTCACCTGGGGAGGCTGCTGA
- the LOC113132279 gene encoding akirin-2-like: MACGATLKRTMDFDPLLSPASPKRRRCIPVSPSSSSSPPRKYLSMEPSPFGESSSRLSAEQILHNIKQEYKRIQKRKHLDGGYQQSECCYSPESPSQSSTMNVSSMPGTSSGGVSPTRKEQPLFTLRQVGMICERLLKEREEKVREEYEETMTSKLAEQYDTFVKFTHDQLMRRFGEQPASYVS; the protein is encoded by the exons ATGGCGTGTGGAGCCACCCTGAAGAGGACCATGGATTTCGATCCGCTTCTGAGTCCTGCTTCACCCAAAAGACGAAGATGCATCCCCGTGTCCCCATCGTCCTCCTCCTCGCCCCCTAGGAAGTATCTCAGCATGGAGCCCTCGCCATTTGGGGAGTCGTCGTCCAGACTTAGTGCAG AACAAATCCTCCACAACATCAAGCAAGAGTACAAACGCATTCAAAAGAGGAAGCATCTAGATGGAGGCTACCAACAGTCAGAGTGCTGCTATTCTCCAGAGTCCCCATCCCAGTCATCTACTATGAATGTTTCCAGCATGCCAG GAACGTCCTCTGGAGGTGTTTCTCCTACTAGAAAAGAACAACCATTATTCACCCTCAGACAAGTTGGAATGATCTGTGAACGCCTGctgaaagaaagggaagagaagGTGCGGGAGGAATACGAGGAGACCATGACTTCAAAACTGGCAG AACAATACGACACCTTTGTGAAATTCACACACGATCAGTTAATGCGAAGATTTGGGGAGCAACCTGCAAGCT atgTTTCCTGA